One genomic region from Cellulomonas fengjieae encodes:
- a CDS encoding ABC transporter permease, translating to MIALTVSLTGTRPLLRTSLRHDGRLFAPWAAIVTLLSASSIVVYPLVFPSLASRQALAGAIGANPALGLIFGPAYDLTTADGFNAWRSLALGGLLVALGAIFAVTRATRAQEDSGQAELLASGVMGRSTRLMAGVGVALVGSLVAGLVAGAVTGLCGGDWRASMLLGATFTASGWMFAGVAALTAQVGSDARTASSLAVGTLGVLFLLRGFCSSLDAPAWTLWVNPLGWTLETRPATGDHWAPLLLAVALTLVLVAVAFALQGRRDFGQGLIPPRPGPARGTTRSTWRLAVRVNRAPLITWTIAFVALGVVFGYFTTSLTDLLSGDSAVQRILASGAARPEELTAAFVRTVLSLVGILAAIPGVQVLLKVRSEELDDRVEPVLAGAVARPRYYASHVLLALATVTSYVLIAGSLVAALASGADIGVSYGDVFVQGLATVPAVWTVVALSVAVVGARPAVSIAAWAGVLASFMLTLLGPTFGLDDWVLGISPFWHVPDVAAGAPDWSGLGWITLVTLGLLLVGFAGFRRRDLAR from the coding sequence GTGATCGCGTTGACCGTGTCCCTGACCGGGACGCGACCGCTGCTGCGCACGTCGTTGCGGCACGACGGGCGCCTGTTCGCTCCGTGGGCCGCGATCGTGACGTTGCTGTCGGCGTCGTCGATCGTCGTGTACCCGCTGGTGTTCCCCTCGCTGGCGTCGCGGCAGGCACTGGCGGGTGCGATCGGCGCGAACCCCGCGCTCGGGCTGATCTTCGGCCCGGCCTACGACCTGACCACCGCCGACGGGTTCAACGCGTGGCGCAGCCTTGCGCTCGGCGGGCTCCTCGTCGCACTCGGCGCGATCTTCGCCGTCACCCGCGCGACCCGGGCCCAGGAGGACTCCGGTCAGGCCGAGCTGCTCGCGTCCGGCGTGATGGGCCGCTCGACCCGGCTCATGGCGGGTGTGGGGGTCGCCCTGGTCGGCTCGCTCGTCGCCGGTCTCGTGGCCGGCGCCGTCACCGGGCTCTGCGGTGGTGACTGGCGGGCGTCGATGCTGCTGGGCGCCACGTTCACGGCGAGCGGCTGGATGTTCGCCGGGGTGGCGGCGCTCACCGCGCAGGTCGGTTCGGATGCCCGCACCGCGAGCTCGCTCGCGGTGGGGACTCTCGGGGTCCTCTTCCTGCTGCGCGGGTTCTGCTCCTCTCTCGACGCACCCGCGTGGACCCTCTGGGTCAACCCCCTCGGCTGGACGCTCGAGACCAGGCCCGCCACCGGCGATCACTGGGCCCCGCTGCTGCTCGCCGTGGCGCTCACGCTCGTGCTGGTCGCGGTCGCGTTCGCGCTGCAGGGACGGCGCGACTTCGGTCAGGGACTCATCCCCCCGCGACCCGGCCCCGCCCGCGGCACCACGCGCAGCACGTGGCGGCTCGCCGTCCGCGTCAACCGCGCACCACTGATCACCTGGACCATCGCCTTCGTCGCCCTCGGAGTCGTCTTCGGGTACTTCACGACCTCGCTCACCGACCTCCTGTCGGGCGACTCGGCGGTCCAGCGGATCCTGGCCTCGGGTGCAGCCCGACCCGAGGAGCTGACCGCCGCGTTCGTGCGCACCGTGCTGAGCCTCGTCGGGATCCTGGCCGCGATCCCGGGTGTCCAGGTCCTGCTCAAGGTCCGCTCCGAAGAGCTCGACGACCGCGTCGAACCCGTCCTGGCGGGCGCCGTCGCCCGCCCGCGGTACTACGCCAGCCACGTCCTGCTCGCGCTTGCCACTGTGACGTCGTACGTCCTGATCGCCGGCAGTCTCGTCGCCGCACTCGCCTCCGGCGCCGACATCGGCGTCAGCTACGGCGACGTGTTCGTCCAAGGGCTCGCCACCGTGCCGGCCGTGTGGACCGTGGTGGCCCTGTCCGTCGCCGTCGTCGGCGCCCGCCCCGCCGTGAGCATCGCCGCGTGGGCCGGGGTGCTCGCCTCGTTCATGCTCACCCTCCTGGGCCCGACGTTCGGCCTCGACGACTGGGTGCTCGGGATCAGCCCGTTCTGGCACGTCCCCGACGTCGCCGCCGGCGCGCCCGACTGGTCCGGCCTCGGCTGGATCACGCTGGTCACCCTCGGACTCCTGCTCGTCGGCTTCGCGGGCTTCCGCCGCCGCGACCTCGCGCGCTGA
- a CDS encoding nucleoside/nucleotide kinase family protein — MTDGMGEVVARIVGAVPRGRRALVAIDGVGASGKSALAAALAQRIDARPVVVLHADDFFQPAVVRHARGRLSPEGFWLETYDYATLTSWALTPLRADGDGLYRGSSFDRATGQTWRPAAVQAPHDALVLVEGTFLLRDELVGFWDYSVFVDVPLEVMVRRMALRDGLDPDPEHGLMHRYVGAQRLYFARAVPWQRASLVVDNSAVDGPRIIDAASAAARVWPT; from the coding sequence ATGACCGACGGCATGGGGGAGGTCGTCGCGCGGATCGTCGGTGCCGTGCCGCGCGGGCGTCGCGCCCTGGTGGCGATCGACGGGGTGGGGGCCAGCGGCAAGAGCGCCCTGGCCGCGGCGCTCGCGCAGCGGATCGACGCCCGCCCGGTGGTGGTGCTGCACGCTGACGACTTCTTCCAGCCCGCGGTCGTCCGGCACGCGCGCGGGCGCCTGTCGCCGGAGGGCTTCTGGCTCGAAACCTACGACTACGCCACGCTCACCTCGTGGGCGCTGACGCCGCTGCGTGCCGACGGGGACGGTCTCTACCGCGGCTCGTCGTTCGACCGGGCCACCGGGCAGACGTGGCGGCCGGCTGCGGTCCAGGCGCCCCACGACGCGTTGGTGCTGGTCGAGGGCACGTTCCTGCTTCGCGACGAGTTGGTCGGGTTCTGGGACTACTCGGTCTTCGTCGACGTCCCGCTGGAGGTGATGGTCCGGCGCATGGCGCTGCGCGACGGCCTGGACCCCGACCCCGAGCACGGACTGATGCACCGGTACGTGGGGGCGCAACGCCTGTACTTCGCGCGGGCGGTGCCGTGGCAGCGGGCCTCGCTCGTCGTCGACAACTCCGCGGTCGACGGTCCCCGGATCATCGACGCGGCATCGGCCGCGGCGCGCGTGTGGCCGACCTGA